The Oncorhynchus tshawytscha isolate Ot180627B linkage group LG32, Otsh_v2.0, whole genome shotgun sequence genome includes a region encoding these proteins:
- the LOC112245855 gene encoding UPF0575 protein C19orf67 homolog produces MEQGELKNYLGSSPDTDNVAHVECSALAPSCGDQRYSTGYADWEFTSSCQDINRKQHQRFRTIERQLQYLLDKADEYQAHLLYRHDNLQKEHFAHVVPTFLRTCQPYFTYLASTARSSLPRSTPLPMYIRSRFLDFSQQLCERLEQLVLTYASFDFLSLEETDPASVSHFYIGKCQIDSVGLSIYRYCRLAPYLAGVHTGLYKRMRWNVERPRESLQQETDGEMEGHPEEDKPVAGKARATNTEYYFLCYEDVPEEPAEGGEGKGETVAMGNMVKMWTIGQWIQTYPDPVRDDFYDWVLCWVPQARYHRLLCLGGEEPSACNATDCLLGVLFSQQTPAEDPSREIETSHCSSTAFGHNMFSMI; encoded by the exons ATGGAACAGGGGGAGCTGAAAAATTATCTTGGATCATCACCAGACACAG ACAATGTGGCGCATGTAGAGTGTAGTGCTTTGGCGCCCTCATGTGGCGACCAAAGGTACAGCACAGGGTATGCTGATTGGGAGTTCACGTCGTCATGCCAGGATATCAACAGGAAGCAGCATCAGAGGTTCCGAACCATTGAGCGGCAACTCCAGTACCTGCTGGATAAGGCGGATGAGTATCAGGCACaccttttatacag GCATGACAACCTGCAGAAGGAACACTTTGCTCACGTGGTGCCTACTTTCCTGCGGACCTGTCAGCCCTACTTCACTTACCTGGCGTCGACCGCTCGCAGCTCCCTGCCCCGGAGCACGCCTCTACCCATGTACATCCGCTCACGA TTTTTAGACTTCTCCCAGCAGCTCTGTGAGAGGCTGGAGCAGCTGGTCTTGACCTATGCCTCCTTTGACTTTCTCTCACTGGAAGAGACTGATCCGGCAAG tGTCTCCCATTTCTACATTGGCAAGTGTCAGATAGACAGTGTGGGGCTGTCCATATACAGGTACTGTCGTCTAGCCCCTTACCTGGCTGGGGTCCACACTGGCCTGTACAAACGCATGCGCTGGAATgtggagagacccagagagagccTGCAGCAGGAAACGGATGGCGAGATGGAGGGACATCCAGAGGAGGACAAGCCAGTGGCAGGGAAAGCGAGAGCCACCAACACAGagta CTACTTCCTGTGCTACGAGGACGTCCCTGAGGAGCCTGCTGAGGGGGGCGAGGGAAAAGGGGAGACTGTTGCTATGGGCAATATGGTCAAGATGTGGACAATCGGTCAGTGGATCCAAACGTATCCTGACCCCGTGAGGGACGACTTCTACGACTG GGTGCTATGCTGGGTTCCGCAGGCTAGGTACCACAGGCTGTTGtgtctgggaggagaggagcCCTCTGCTTGCAATGCTACTGACTGCCTGCTGGGGGTGTTGTTTTCTCAACAGACCCCAGCGGAAGACCCCAGTCGTGAAATAGAGACGAGCCACTGTTCTAGTACTGCCTTTGGCCATAACATGTTCTCAATGATTTAA